The Methanoculleus marisnigri JR1 genome window below encodes:
- a CDS encoding roadblock/LC7 domain-containing protein: MRYLGVNLMSRHPFMEESAQRHIDEIQSVVGVAACALVSSEGRILGKRFPEGDLTSSLCAAMCATVLASAEAACGSVNMERPFLVTVTSADATILIVSVGEAALITAVIDKSADLPTVQRQLLDIAVRIGEEEA; encoded by the coding sequence ATGAGATATCTCGGGGTTAATCTGATGAGCCGTCATCCCTTCATGGAAGAGAGTGCCCAAAGGCACATCGATGAGATCCAGTCCGTTGTCGGTGTTGCTGCATGCGCTCTCGTATCCAGTGAAGGCAGAATTTTGGGTAAACGCTTCCCGGAAGGTGACCTCACATCGTCGCTCTGCGCAGCAATGTGCGCAACGGTCCTCGCATCGGCAGAGGCGGCCTGCGGCAGCGTCAACATGGAGCGCCCGTTCCTGGTCACCGTTACCTCAGCCGACGCTACAATCCTCATCGTGAGCGTCGGGGAGGCCGCCCTGATCACAGCGGTAATTGATAAGTCAGCGGATCTACCCACAGTACAGAGACAGTTATTGGATATAGCAGTCAGGATCGGAGAGGAGGAGGCATGA
- a CDS encoding response regulator: protein MYTILVVDDSPMIVDVFVTMLERGGYRPITAFSGEECLEALNATPPDLVLLDIMMEPMDGWETLERIKTDPATRDIPVLMLTAKPLTPEEANEYGSYIEDYILKPTTHHQLYEAIEHVLARRHSIAADIERAREAGVDSHLVDEYERLAKSVDINRRLLKILETTYSIKDARAGMGEDITRAIKSMAVSIKIQEERLNQVRNQFEELFVAR from the coding sequence ATGTATACGATATTGGTTGTCGACGATAGCCCCATGATCGTCGACGTTTTTGTTACCATGCTGGAGCGTGGCGGCTATCGGCCGATCACCGCTTTCAGTGGCGAGGAGTGTCTTGAGGCCCTGAATGCGACCCCTCCTGACCTGGTACTTCTGGATATCATGATGGAGCCGATGGACGGCTGGGAGACGCTCGAGCGGATCAAGACCGACCCCGCAACGCGGGATATCCCCGTCCTCATGCTGACCGCAAAACCTCTCACGCCCGAAGAGGCGAACGAATACGGTTCCTACATAGAGGACTATATCCTCAAGCCCACCACCCATCACCAGCTCTACGAGGCCATCGAGCACGTGCTGGCGCGCCGGCACTCCATCGCCGCCGACATCGAGCGGGCGCGCGAAGCCGGCGTGGACTCGCACCTCGTCGACGAGTACGAACGTCTCGCAAAAAGCGTCGATATCAACCGCCGCCTCTTAAAGATTTTAGAGACCACTTACAGCATCAAGGATGCCCGGGCGGGCATGGGCGAGGACATCACGAGGGCCATAAAGAGCATGGCGGTGAGCATCAAGATTCAGGAAGAGCGGCTGAATCAGGTTCGCAACCAGTTTGAAGAGCTCTTCGTGGCGCGTTGA
- a CDS encoding phosphate-starvation-inducible PsiE family protein: MIPSKSHADKAISAISWVTLGIYLLIAISLSLLAIFSFYDVVLQVAALIHAEDMTQGILGVLHALLLTLIIVEILETVTAYFRTNKVLVTPILIAGITAMVRRVLTFGVEPVEPIDIGMTLAAILVLTTAIVYIGKRERADGY, translated from the coding sequence ATGATTCCCTCTAAATCCCATGCAGATAAGGCCATATCCGCCATATCATGGGTAACGCTGGGCATATACCTGCTCATCGCCATCTCGCTCTCCCTGCTCGCGATCTTCTCGTTCTATGATGTCGTTCTCCAGGTAGCGGCGCTCATTCACGCCGAAGACATGACGCAGGGCATACTCGGGGTGCTGCACGCGCTCCTTCTGACCCTCATCATCGTTGAGATCCTGGAGACGGTGACGGCGTATTTCAGAACCAACAAAGTGCTCGTGACGCCGATCCTGATTGCAGGCATCACCGCAATGGTGCGGCGGGTGCTGACCTTCGGGGTCGAACCCGTCGAACCCATCGATATCGGGATGACACTCGCGGCGATCCTCGTGCTGACGACCGCGATCGTCTATATCGGGAAGCGGGAACGCGCAGATGGCTACTAA
- a CDS encoding DNA-directed RNA polymerase subunit H, with translation MGTSLDVLNHEMVPDHQIMGEEEVADLLATYHITLEQLPKIYHDDPAVKAIGGEVGNVIRIVRDSRTAGRAEAYRLVVKRPKK, from the coding sequence ATGGGGACTTCACTTGACGTACTCAATCATGAGATGGTTCCGGACCATCAGATTATGGGCGAAGAAGAGGTCGCCGACCTTCTTGCGACGTACCATATAACTCTAGAGCAATTGCCGAAAATCTACCACGACGATCCTGCAGTGAAGGCTATCGGGGGCGAGGTCGGGAACGTCATCCGGATCGTTCGCGACAGTCGCACCGCGGGCAGAGCCGAAGCCTACAGGCTCGTTGTGAAGAGACCGAAGAAATAA